A stretch of DNA from Calditrichota bacterium:
GCCATTTCTGAAGTCAAAGCGAGCGTTGTGCCATGGGCACACTACCTCGTGCCCCACGACAAAGCCCTCCACCAGCGGTGCTCCGTAGTGGGGGCACTTCCCGCTGCAGGCGTGCACCCTGCCGCCCATGCGCACAAGCAGCACTTCGTCGTCACCAACCTTCACCGCGGTGGGTACACCTTCGGCCAGCTCGCTCAGGCGACACACCCGCAACTTGTGCTGCGTCATCAGCTCCTCCACCAAGTTATGCTCTGTCAGAGTTTTCTGACCACTCTCCAGTCACTGCGCACGGCGGGGCTCACGTGTTCTGCTCCCACCCCACGCCGTCAACCCAGGCCCCAATCGAGGACTCCCGAAACAGCACGTCCCTTCCTGCCGAGGGCCCTGAGCTGTCCAGCGCGCAAAGGTGCTGCTCGGTCGCGGTCCGGACCCAGTCGCGGCGAAGCTACTTGCCCGCCGGTGCGTAGAAGCAGGCCTTCGGCGAAGTAACCTTCCCTTCTTTCTTCAGCTCCTTCAGCAGCTTCCCGACTTCGTCCTTGGACAGGCCTGTGGCAGCGACAATGTCCGCCGGCCGCAGGGGTTTGCCCGCCTTCTGCAGCGCCTCGATAACCTTCGCCTTATTGTCTGGCATAGCTCCTCCAGTTCGTTATTCGATGCCGGTCAACGCCTTGATGTACTGCAGTCGCTCGTAGACTTCCGGTCGCTCGCTCTTCTCTTGGCTCAGCAGGCCGCGTACCTCTGCGAGCGTCTTGTAACCGTGCTCGTCCAGCCATTTTGCCACCTGTTCCTCGATCCGCCGGATCTGAGTCAACCCGTTCTTGTAAAGGGTGGAGCAGAGCTGCACGACAGTCGCCCCTGCCAGGATTGCCTTCAGTGCCCCTTTTCCATCGTGGACGCCGGTGGATGCAGCCAGGTCGGCGTTCACTCTGCCGGCCAGGACCGCGATCCACCGCAAGGGGAGGTGGAGCTCATCAGGCGAGCTGAGGCGGTTGCCTGCCACCACGGCGAGCTTTTCCACGTCAATGTCCATCTGGTAGAAACGATTGAAGAGCACCAGGGCTGCGGCCCCTCGTCTGGCCAGCTCCTGTGCCACCTGGGGAATGGAGGTGAAGTACGGACCAATCTTGACCGCCAGCGGCAGGTTCACGTGCTCGCGCACCTGCTCGACGATGGCGTAGACGTGCCGCTCGATATCCGCCGCTGTGCGTCGCACATCCGACGGCATGAGGGCA
This window harbors:
- a CDS encoding helix-turn-helix domain-containing protein codes for the protein MPDNKAKVIEALQKAGKPLRPADIVAATGLSKDEVGKLLKELKKEGKVTSPKACFYAPAGK
- a CDS encoding dihydroorotate dehydrogenase-like protein — protein: MADLSTKYMGIDLANPFIVASCRLTATVDGIQKCADAGAGAVVLKSLFEEQIDVDTTALEAQTWLTGHTEAFEYVRAMGMAMGPREYVALIEQAKKKVTIPIIASLNCVDGRWWREYARQIASAGADGLELNIALMPSDVRRTAADIERHVYAIVEQVREHVNLPLAVKIGPYFTSIPQVAQELARRGAAALVLFNRFYQMDIDVEKLAVVAGNRLSSPDELHLPLRWIAVLAGRVNADLAASTGVHDGKGALKAILAGATVVQLCSTLYKNGLTQIRRIEEQVAKWLDEHGYKTLAEVRGLLSQEKSERPEVYERLQYIKALTGIE